The Pseudomonas kermanshahensis genome includes a window with the following:
- a CDS encoding sulfurtransferase TusA family protein, translating into MSDTLTCDAELDASGLNCPLPLLKAKMELNRLASGGVLKVIATDAGSQRDFRTFAKLAGHTLLHETAEAGTYTYWLRKA; encoded by the coding sequence ATGAGTGACACCCTGACCTGCGACGCCGAACTCGACGCCAGCGGGCTGAACTGCCCCCTGCCACTGCTGAAGGCGAAGATGGAACTCAACCGCCTGGCCAGTGGCGGGGTGCTCAAGGTGATTGCCACCGATGCCGGCTCGCAACGTGACTTCCGCACTTTTGCCAAGCTGGCCGGTCATACGCTGCTGCACGAAACGGCCGAGGCCGGTACCTACACCTACTGGCTGCGCAAGGCCTGA